A DNA window from Actinokineospora baliensis contains the following coding sequences:
- a CDS encoding ArsR/SmtB family transcription factor, with translation MAEPRRYNRVGADTLKVIAHPLRMRMLGVLRAHGPNTATGLAARLGESSGTTSWHLRQLADAGFIEEDTERGNRRERWWRAAQEVTQVVSHAMPDDPETQDAYGTFLTALIDLGYERAARYVRTRHALPDDWRHVSDLSDWRMSLTPGELRQLAVEVNELVERYHREPADGDEIVTIQVQMFPSGENT, from the coding sequence ATGGCGGAGCCACGGCGGTACAACCGGGTCGGTGCGGACACGCTCAAGGTCATCGCGCACCCGTTGCGGATGCGGATGCTGGGCGTGCTGCGGGCACACGGCCCCAACACAGCGACAGGTCTGGCCGCTCGCCTAGGCGAGAGCTCCGGAACGACCAGTTGGCACCTGCGCCAACTCGCCGACGCCGGGTTCATCGAGGAGGACACCGAGCGCGGCAACCGCCGGGAGCGCTGGTGGCGGGCCGCCCAGGAGGTCACCCAGGTCGTCTCGCACGCCATGCCCGACGACCCCGAGACCCAGGACGCCTATGGCACGTTCCTCACCGCGCTGATCGACCTCGGCTACGAACGCGCCGCCCGCTACGTCCGCACCCGCCACGCCCTGCCCGACGACTGGCGTCACGTGTCGGATCTGTCGGACTGGCGGATGTCGCTGACCCCCGGCGAACTGCGGCAACTCGCGGTCGAGGTCAACGAGCTCGTCGAGCGCTACCACCGGGAACCCGCCGATGGCGACGAGATCGTCACCATCCAGGTGCAGATGTTCCCCTCCGGGGAGAACACGTGA
- a CDS encoding 5'-3' exonuclease, with translation MSGPLVLLDSASLYFRSFFALPESMTSPDGVPVNAVRGFAGMIAQILTDRHPSRLVACLDADWRPAFRVEAIPSYKAQRVADPAVNAEEVPDTLTPQVPIIIDLLDALGIATAEAAGYEADDVIGTLAHRESAAPVEIITGDRDLFQCVRDEPTPVRVVYVGRGWSKAEEIGPQELATRYGLPAEGLAYADMAVLRGDPSDGLPGITGIGEKTAAKLITKFGSLAALVDAAAAGSKDVPLKVREAFTHDADYLAKAPLVVRVATDVPIEATGTPEVPHPVDVNRVRELQTRWSLGSSVDRLLKALAP, from the coding sequence GTGAGCGGACCTCTCGTGCTGTTGGACTCGGCGAGCCTGTACTTCCGGTCGTTCTTCGCGCTGCCGGAGTCGATGACCTCGCCGGACGGTGTCCCGGTCAACGCGGTGCGCGGGTTCGCCGGGATGATCGCCCAGATCCTCACCGACCGGCACCCGTCGCGGCTGGTGGCCTGCCTGGACGCCGATTGGCGGCCCGCGTTCCGGGTCGAGGCGATCCCCAGCTACAAGGCGCAGCGGGTGGCCGACCCGGCGGTCAACGCCGAGGAGGTGCCGGACACGCTGACCCCGCAGGTGCCGATCATCATCGACCTGCTCGACGCCCTGGGCATCGCGACCGCCGAAGCCGCGGGCTACGAGGCCGACGACGTCATCGGCACCCTGGCGCACCGCGAGTCCGCCGCACCGGTGGAGATCATCACCGGCGACCGCGACCTGTTCCAGTGCGTGCGCGACGAGCCGACCCCGGTGCGGGTGGTGTACGTGGGTCGGGGCTGGTCCAAGGCCGAGGAGATCGGCCCCCAGGAACTCGCCACCCGCTACGGCCTGCCCGCCGAGGGCCTCGCCTACGCCGACATGGCCGTCCTGCGCGGCGACCCCTCCGACGGCCTGCCCGGCATCACCGGCATCGGCGAGAAGACGGCGGCGAAGCTGATCACCAAGTTCGGCTCCCTCGCCGCCCTGGTCGACGCCGCCGCCGCGGGCTCCAAGGACGTCCCCCTCAAGGTCCGCGAAGCCTTCACCCACGACGCCGACTACCTGGCCAAAGCCCCCCTGGTCGTCCGAGTCGCCACCGACGTCCCCATCGAAGCCACCGGCACCCCCGAAGTCCCCCACCCCGTCGACGTGAACCGCGTCCGCGAACTCCAAACCCGCTGGTCCCTAGGCTCCTCCGTCGACCGCCTCCTCAAGGCCCTAGCCCCCTAG
- a CDS encoding GNAT family N-acetyltransferase, translated as MSDIEIRTLDEAQWRESLGLFRAALHALPVTDEQWAVGRRSYEPGRTLGAFRGDALAGTAFAWSSDLVVPGGGVLPMAAVTRVGVRSDQRRRGVLRELMHHQLSDIAARGEVFAALRPTEPVIYGRFGYGMATQGAKLTVSPKNVEFRPGAPAGGRVRLVSTDEALAVLPGIYERVGRTRPGAIARPGYWWTVFYERAFAAGEHIVLAVHTGPDGDDGYLMYRPTQGALPGTNATLAVEDFVASTPDALYGLWRFLLGIDLVDEITVWTRPTDEPVEEALLDPRPVTAREARSDLWLRLVDVPKALAARPYGSATVVIAVDDPVLPANSGHYRLTPDGATRTTAPAELSLDVSVLAMLYLGTWRPRPLATIGRLQEHTPGGAARADTAFAVPESSWCGTFF; from the coding sequence GTGTCCGACATCGAGATCCGCACCCTTGACGAGGCCCAGTGGCGCGAGTCGCTGGGGTTGTTCCGCGCTGCCCTGCACGCCCTGCCGGTGACCGACGAGCAGTGGGCTGTCGGCCGCAGGTCCTATGAGCCCGGCCGCACACTGGGCGCCTTCCGCGGCGATGCGTTGGCGGGCACGGCGTTCGCGTGGTCGTCGGATCTCGTCGTGCCCGGCGGCGGCGTGCTGCCGATGGCGGCGGTGACCCGGGTCGGTGTCCGATCGGACCAGCGCCGCCGGGGTGTCCTGCGCGAACTGATGCACCACCAGCTGTCCGACATCGCTGCGCGCGGCGAGGTGTTCGCCGCGCTGCGCCCCACCGAACCGGTGATCTACGGCCGCTTCGGCTACGGCATGGCCACCCAGGGCGCCAAGCTGACCGTGTCCCCCAAGAACGTCGAGTTCCGACCCGGAGCCCCCGCGGGCGGCCGGGTGCGGCTGGTGTCGACGGACGAGGCGCTCGCGGTGCTGCCGGGGATCTACGAGCGCGTCGGCCGGACCAGGCCCGGCGCGATCGCCCGGCCGGGGTACTGGTGGACGGTCTTCTACGAGCGTGCTTTCGCGGCGGGCGAGCACATCGTGCTGGCCGTCCACACTGGACCCGACGGCGACGACGGGTACCTCATGTACCGGCCGACGCAGGGCGCGCTGCCCGGGACGAACGCGACCCTGGCGGTAGAGGACTTCGTGGCGAGCACCCCCGACGCCCTCTACGGGCTCTGGCGGTTCCTCCTCGGCATCGACCTGGTAGACGAGATCACCGTCTGGACCCGCCCAACCGACGAACCGGTCGAAGAGGCCCTGCTCGACCCCCGGCCGGTCACCGCCCGCGAAGCCCGCTCAGACCTGTGGCTGCGCCTGGTAGACGTCCCCAAAGCCCTGGCGGCCCGCCCCTACGGCTCCGCCACCGTGGTCATCGCCGTAGACGACCCCGTGCTGCCCGCCAACTCCGGCCACTACCGCCTCACCCCAGACGGAGCCACCCGCACAACCGCCCCAGCGGAGTTGTCCCTGGATGTCTCCGTGCTGGCCATGCTCTACCTGGGCACCTGGCGCCCCCGCCCCTTGGCCACCATCGGCCGCCTACAAGAACACACCCCCGGCGGCGCCGCCCGCGCCGACACAGCATTCGCCGTCCCCGAGTCCTCCTGGTGCGGCACCTTCTTCTAG
- a CDS encoding DUF4333 domain-containing protein, giving the protein MSSPYGPSGGQQDPQQWGQQQPYGQPPGPPSGGFPAQGYPQPQPQQGYPGYGQQQPQPGYGDPNQQQYGYGQQPQQQGYPGYGGQQAQQFGQYQQYPGMPPQEKKGGAWIWVLVAAVVVIAGAVAVLGFITPGWFTKKVFEVSAVQDGVKMILTDKYRIEGVESVTCPSDQEVKKDNQFSCEVTIGGEKKTVTITVRNTNGEYEVAPPADK; this is encoded by the coding sequence ATGAGCAGCCCCTACGGGCCGTCCGGTGGGCAGCAGGACCCGCAGCAGTGGGGTCAGCAGCAGCCTTACGGACAGCCCCCCGGTCCCCCGTCCGGTGGGTTCCCCGCGCAGGGGTACCCGCAGCCGCAGCCGCAGCAGGGGTATCCCGGGTACGGGCAGCAGCAGCCGCAGCCCGGCTACGGCGACCCGAACCAGCAGCAGTACGGCTACGGCCAGCAGCCCCAGCAGCAGGGGTACCCGGGGTACGGCGGGCAGCAGGCGCAGCAGTTCGGGCAGTACCAGCAGTACCCGGGGATGCCGCCGCAGGAGAAGAAGGGCGGCGCCTGGATCTGGGTGCTGGTGGCCGCGGTGGTGGTCATCGCGGGCGCGGTGGCGGTGCTGGGGTTCATCACGCCCGGCTGGTTCACCAAGAAGGTCTTCGAGGTCAGCGCCGTGCAGGACGGCGTGAAGATGATCCTCACCGACAAGTACCGGATCGAGGGCGTCGAGTCGGTGACCTGCCCGTCGGACCAGGAAGTCAAGAAGGACAACCAGTTCTCCTGCGAGGTCACGATCGGCGGGGAGAAGAAGACGGTCACCATCACCGTCCGCAACACCAACGGCGAGTACGAAGTGGCCCCGCCCGCCGACAAGTAA